CTTGTCCGGGTCGCCACTGAAACGGCGCACCCGCCACTGGCCATCAGCCTCGCGCACTGAATCGATGCCCACCACCACGCACTGCACGCCGAACTCGTCGGCCAGCTCGGTGATCAGTTCCGGGCGCCCCAGCGCCGGGGAGTTGATCGACACCTTGTCGGCACCGGCGAACAGCACGCGGCGTGCCGTTTCGACGCTGTCGATACCACCGGCCACGCAGAACGGGATGTCGATCAGTCGCGCGATGCGCTCGATCCAGGCCACGTCCACTGAACGCGCCTCGGGGCTGGCGCCGATGTCATAGAACACCAGCTCGTCGGCGCCCTGGTCACGGTAGCGCTGCGCCAGCTCAGCGATATCGCCCATGTCGACGTGGTCGCGGAAACGCACGCCCTTGACCACGCGGCCATCGCGCACGTCCAGGCAGGGAATGATGCGCCGGCTCAACATGCCAGTGCCTCCGCCAGGTCCATGCGCTGCTCCAGCAGCGCCTTGCCAAGGATCGCGCCACCGCAGCCTGCACGTCGCGCTTCGGCAACGTCGGCCACGTCACGGATGCCGCCGGAAGCCTGCACCGCCACGCCCGGCAGCAGCGCCGACAGGTGCTGGTAGAGGCTGATGTTGGGCCCGGCCAGCATGCCGTCGCGGGCGATGTCGGTGCACAGCAGGTGGTGCATGCCGGCGCGTGCGTAGCGCTGGGCCAGATCATCCAGGGTCACCCCGGCGTTCTCGGTCCAGCCGTGCACCGGCAGCTGCCACTGGCCCTGTGCATCCTGGCGGGCATCAAGCGCAATGGTGATGCGTTCGGCGCCGAATTCCTCCAGCCAGCCCACTACCTCGTCGGGGCGGCGCACGGCCAGTGAACCGACCACCACGCGGTGGGCGCCGGCATCGAGGATGCGCGCCACGTCATCGCGACCGCGTACGCCACCGCCGGTCTGCACCCGCAACGGCGTCTGCGCGCGAATCGCTGCCAGCAACGGCGCCAGCGTATAGCCGCCGGCACGCGCCGCATCAAGATCGACCAGGTGCATCCACTGCGCGCCCTGCGCAGCAAAGGCCTGCGCGCGCGGCAGGCAGTCGTCGCCATACGAGATTTCCTGCGCGTAGTCGCCCTGGCGCAGCCGCACCACGCGGCCATCACGGATATCCAGCGCGGGGTAGACGATGAAACTCATGCAGCAGTGCCCTCAAGGAAGTTGCGCAGCATCAGCGAGCCGGTTTCGCCGGAACGCTCGGGATGGAACTGCGCGCCGTAGTAGCGCCCCTGCTCCACCACGGCCGTGAACAGGCCACCGTGATCGCAGGCAGCAACGGTGTGGGTATTCAGCGGCGCCGCATAGCTGTGCACGAAATAGGCGCTGGCCCGCTCTGGTACACCCTGCAACAGCAGCGACTCACGTAGCGGCAGCAGGCGGTTCCAACCCATGTGCGGCACCCGGATGCCGCAGGCCGGTACCAGCTTGCGCACCACCCCGGGAATCAGCCCCAGCGTTTCCACGCCGGCTTCCTCGGAGCGCTCGAACAACAGCTGCATGCCCAGGCAGATGCCCATCAACGGTACTTCCAGCCGCTGCAACGGCTCGACCAGGCCCTGCGCATGCAGGCGCTGCATGCCGGGACCCGCCGCACCGACGCCGGGCAGGATCACCCGCTGCGCGCCGACCAGCCCATCGGCATCGCGCACCAGCCGAACGCTGGCGCCAAGGCGTTCGAGCGCATAGCGCACCGAACCAAGATTGGCACCGCCCGCGTCGATCAGCGCTACGTCACTCACAGCGCCCCCTTGGTGGTCGGCAACGCCGTGCCCTGCCGGGCCAGCGCCGGGCGCAGCGCGCGCGCCAGCGCCTTGAAGCAGGCCTCCACCTTGTGATGGTCGTTGTCACCGCGTACCTGCAGGTTGAGGTTCAGCCCACTGGCATCGCACAGCGAACGGAAGAAGTGCGGCACCAGTTCGGTCGGCATGTCGCCCACCCGTTCGCGCTTGAACTCGCCGTCGAACACGAAGTAGGGGCGGCCGCTGAAATCCAGCGCAGCGCTGGCCAGGGTCTCGTCCATCGGCAGGGTGAAACCGTAGCGGCCGATGCCGCGCTTGTCGCCCAGTGCTTCGCGCAGGGCCTGGCCCAGAGCCAGCCCGGTGTCTTCGATGGTGTGGTGCTCGTCGATGTGCAGGTCGCCCTCGGCCTGGATGTCCAGGGCGAAACCGCCGTGCTTGCCGATCTGTTCCAGCATGTGGTCGAAGAACGGCAGTCCGGTGGCGATGCGCGCATCACCGGCACGGTCC
This genomic window from Stenotrophomonas maltophilia contains:
- the hisF gene encoding imidazole glycerol phosphate synthase subunit HisF, with the protein product MLSRRIIPCLDVRDGRVVKGVRFRDHVDMGDIAELAQRYRDQGADELVFYDIGASPEARSVDVAWIERIARLIDIPFCVAGGIDSVETARRVLFAGADKVSINSPALGRPELITELADEFGVQCVVVGIDSVREADGQWRVRRFSGDPDKTQAVPLRTLDWIVEAQRLGAGEIVLNCMDSDGVRRGYDVAQLQQARALCQVPLIASGGAGAMEHFAEAFDQADVDGALAASVFHSGAIAIPELKRYLREQQIEVRDVY
- the hisA gene encoding 1-(5-phosphoribosyl)-5-[(5-phosphoribosylamino)methylideneamino]imidazole-4-carboxamide isomerase, whose product is MSFIVYPALDIRDGRVVRLRQGDYAQEISYGDDCLPRAQAFAAQGAQWMHLVDLDAARAGGYTLAPLLAAIRAQTPLRVQTGGGVRGRDDVARILDAGAHRVVVGSLAVRRPDEVVGWLEEFGAERITIALDARQDAQGQWQLPVHGWTENAGVTLDDLAQRYARAGMHHLLCTDIARDGMLAGPNISLYQHLSALLPGVAVQASGGIRDVADVAEARRAGCGGAILGKALLEQRMDLAEALAC
- the hisH gene encoding imidazole glycerol phosphate synthase subunit HisH yields the protein MSDVALIDAGGANLGSVRYALERLGASVRLVRDADGLVGAQRVILPGVGAAGPGMQRLHAQGLVEPLQRLEVPLMGICLGMQLLFERSEEAGVETLGLIPGVVRKLVPACGIRVPHMGWNRLLPLRESLLLQGVPERASAYFVHSYAAPLNTHTVAACDHGGLFTAVVEQGRYYGAQFHPERSGETGSLMLRNFLEGTAA